AGCTCAGGTTCATCCACACCAGAAAATTTCAGATGCTCGACGACCCGAATCCAGAAGCTGACCTGTCAGTTTCCAATGTGCCGCTTCCCGCATTTGATTAGCAGCTTCCGGGCGAAAAAGGATAGGCGCTTCGGGTGAAAATGAGAAAACAGGCCGTGTCAGGGCCTGTTTTTCTGTTGAACGGATCGAGGTTCAGGCGGGCGTGGGCGTTTCGTTCTCCTGCACGGCGGGCGCGGGTTGTTTGCCGCTGCCGCGAATGGTGATCACGGGAACGAAGAACATCATGATCAGGCCAGCCAGAGCGAACCACACCGCGTCACCGAACATTTTCGTGATGCTGGCAGTGAAACCTTCCTTCATGCCCCTGGTGACCTGAGCGGCGAGGGTTTTGCCTTGCTCGTCGAACCTGGTTTTGATGGTGGCGAGCGCCTGGGTTTTCGCCTGACCGTACACCGTGTCCTCCTGCGCGAGGATGCCCGCGGCGAACCGTTCAGCGACGGCAGCGGAACCTTGCGGGGTGGCGAAGGCCTGCGCGGGGAGGGCCTGCAGTTGCGTTTTCAGGGCGTCAGGCGTTTGCGGATTGGCGAGCATGGCGTTGCGTCCCGCTTCACCGGCAGACAGGGCTTTTTGAATGGCGGCGGCCTGTGCCGACAGCTTCTGGTGAACTTCGGCTCTCAGGCCGCCGGTAACCAGGGTCTTGAGTTCGGCGGGCAGTTGCGCGTTGGCTTTGATGGCGGCCTGCGCCTTCGCGTCGCCATTCATGGCCTGCTCGATCAGCGCGTACTGCCCTTCCATGGCGGTCTTGATTTTGGCTTCCACGCCGCCGCCACTTCCGGCGGTTCGCATGGCTTTCATGTCGATGTTCTTGCTGTCGAACGCCGTGCCGGGCATCGCGGGCAGGTGCTTGGGGAGTTCGGTGTGCAGGCCGTTCATCAGCAGCGTGCCGAAAATGGCCGCGCCGATCGTGCCGCCGATCTGCCGGAAAAACTGGCTGCTGCTGGTGGCCGTGGCCAGTTGCCCCAGACTGACGCCGCTCTGAATGGCGATGGTAAAGAGGCTCTGGGCCGGGCCGAGGCCCATGCCGACCAGGAACATGCGCCAGTACAGATCCAGCAGGTGACTGTCGGGTTTCAGGCTGGTCAGCGACCAAATGCCAATGACCAGAATGACGCCCCCGCCGATCATCCAGGGTTTGTACTTGCCGGTGCGGGCCACGATCTGCCCGGCCACGATGCTGGTCACGATCAGGCCCAGCATCAGGGGCAGCATGCTGGTGCCGCTCTTGGTGGGCGACACACCCAACACCATCTGCATGTACAGCGGCAGGAACATGATCACGCCGAAGAAGGCCATGTTCAGGATGAACGAGGCGACGTTGCCCACCGTGAAAATAGGGATGTTGAACAGGCTCAGCGGAATGATCGCGTCGGGCGTGCGGCGCTCGACCAGCACGAACAGAATCAGGCTGACCACGCTGCCGGCGAACAGACTCAGGATGGTGGCACTGTTCCAGGCGTAGGTGGTGCCGCCCCAGGTGAGGGCCAGCAGCAGGGGAATGGTGGTGGTCAGAATCAGCAGGGCGCCCAGCACGTCCACTTTGCCGCCGCTGCGGCGCGACAGGCTGGGCATCTTGGCGATGATCATAAAGAGCGCCAGCAGGCCCAGCGGCAGGTTGGCATAAAACGTCCAGCGCCACGAGAACTGATCGGTCAGGAACCCGCCGATGACCGGGCCGATGACGCTGCTGAGGCCGAACATCGCGCCGAACAGCCCGCCGAACTTGGCGCGCTCGGCCGGGTTGAACATGTCGCCCAGGATGGTAAAGGCGATGGTGATGAGCGCCGCCGCGCCCAGGCCCGCCACGGCCCGCGCCGCGATCAGCTGGTTCATGCCGCCGCCCAGGAACTGGCCCAGCCACGGCTCGCCGGCAATACCGCACAGCGCCGAGCCGACCAGGAACAGCACCACACCGAACACCAGGATGGGCTTACGTCCGTACAGGTCGGACAGTTTTCCGTAAATAGGCACCATGACCGTGCTGGCCAGCAGGTAGGCGGTGGTGACCCAGGTGTACAGGTTGAACCCGTTGAGTTCTTCCACGATGCGCGGCATGGCCGTTCCCACGATGTTCTGCGAGAGCGCGGCCAGCAGAAAGACGACCATCAGGCCGATCAGGGTAATTCGTTTTTCCTGTTCCGTGAAGGTGTACGGCGCAGGAGCGCCTGGGGTAGGTTCAGAGGGTGCGGTCATGGGGTCTCCTGCTCGGGCTTGAGCTGATCGGGGCTGGATTGATCTGCATGGGGTTGATCGGCGGTCAGGTCTTCCAGGGTGCGCATGGCGTCCAGCAGCGCCGCGAGTTTCTGCGGGGGAAGGTATTGCAGCCGGGCGCGGCTGACTTCACCGATGAGTTGCGTGCAGCCCTCCACGGCGGTCTGTCCCGCCGGCGTGACGGACAGCAGCGTGCGCCGCGAGTCGTGCGGGTCGATCTGCCGCTCGATGAGCCCCTGCGTGTGCAGGCCGTCCAGGTAACGGCTGAGTAAGGTAGACGGCATATCGAGGTTCTCCGCAATCTGCTTGGGGTACACCCGGCCGTGCCGGATGTTTTGCAGAATGAAGTACTTGCGGATATCCAGGCCGTACTGCTCGGCAATCAGGGGCTGCACGCTCTGCTTGATGCGGCGGTTGAGTTTCCACAGCCCACCCATGAATTTCAGGGTTTCCTCGGCGGTCAGGTCAGTCATGGTGGATGAAGTTGGGGGCATGGCGTTCACCGGACGATCAGTACGTCCACCGGCGAGGCGTGGCTGACCATGTCCGACACGCTGCCGGCCAGCGCGGCAGTCCAGGCGCTCTTGTGCTTGCGGCCCAGGATGATCAGGTCGGCGTTCTGCTCCTGCGCCACCTGCACAATCGCGTCGGCGGGTTTCAGGGCGGGAACCAGGTGGGCATGCACGTCAAGGCCGGCCGCGCGCAGGTCGGCGGCAGCCCGCTGAAGGTACGCTTCGCGCTGGGCGTAGTCGTCCTGTTTGGCCTGACCCTCGAACATCTCCCCGCCCGCAAAGGCGGTGGCGACGTTCATGAGGGGGGAGGCGGCCTGCGGCACCACCGCCACGAGGTGCAGGGTGGCGCCCACGCGCCTGACGATGCGGGCGGCGCGGGCCACGGCCACCAGCGAGTGTGGCGCGCCGCCGGACGCCACCAGGATCGTCCGGTAATCGCGCAGAGATTCAGAGAAAAGTTCCGACATGCGGACTACCCTAGCGCAGTAGTTTACTTTGGTCAACTATTTTCAATGAGCACCTGTTGATGGAAGGGAAGGGTCAACGAACCCCGGCGGCTCAGGATTCGATATCCCGCTGCGTGGGCAAATGCCCGTATCCAGCCGGGCGGGATACGCGCAGACTGGCGACCTGCACGGCAAACGACGTGGCCTGGGCGATGGTCTGGCCGTGTGCCAGGGCAGTCGCCAGAGCGCCGTTGAAGGTGTCGCCCGCGCCCACGGTGCTGACCACCTCCACCTGTGGGGCACCGAATTCACGGAAACCCTCGGCATTCAGGAGAAGGGCACCCCGACCCCCCCGCTTCAGAATCACGTTCTTCACGCCCTGTTCAAACAGCCTGATGGCCGCAGCATGGGCGTCCTTCTCGCCGGTCAGGGTCACGGCTTCGTGCTCGTTCGGCGTCAGGATGTCCACATCCGCCAGCAACTGGGGCGGCAAGACTTCTGTGGCGGGCGCGGGATCGAGGATCACCACTACGCCTGCGGCCCTGGCCCGTCGCGCCGCCTCCACGTTCACGGGCAGGGGAATTTCCAGTTGCAACAACAGGACTTGCGCGCTGTGCAGAGCGGCACTCAGGGCACTCAATTCCGCCTCGCCCACCCCCTGATTCGCGCCGCCATGCAGGGTGATGGTGTTCTCGCCGTCCGGCGCCACGTGAATGTAAGCCTGACCGGTCGCCACACCGCCCTGCACCCGCACCGCCGCCACGTCCACGCCGCTTGCCGAGAGCGCGGAGCGCATGACCTCTCCGGCTTCGTCGGCGCCCACGGCGCCCAGCATCACTGTTCTGGTTCCCAGCGCCGCACACGCCGCCGCCTGATTCGCGCCCTTGCCGCCCGGCTGGCGTTCCAGGCTCACGGAGTGCATGGTCTCCCCCACCCGGGGCAGGTGCGGCACCCGCAAAATCAGGTCGAGGTTCAAACTGCCCAGTACCAGAACGCCAGGGGAAGTCATGCCTTTACCCTAACAAGTCAGCAGAAACGTACGTCATCTGGCCCATGTCTGCCGACCATGAGTTGGCGTTCTCGCTGGGCGAGGGCTCCCCGCTGGCCCGTGTCTACGGGCTGGACGGGCAGGTCTTAGTGCTGGGCACAGAGAAGAACACCAGCCTGCACCTGGCGGAGGCCAGAACCGGGCAACGGCCCGTGGTTCAGGTGGGCGCACCGCTGATGGTCAATGGCGGGCCGCAGTGGGTGACCTTCGAGGAAGGGGAATACGACGACACCACTTTTCCGCCCGTCAAGGCCGCTTTCGAAGCCAGCGGCGCGGTCACCGTTGGCCGGGTAGAATCAGCCACCGCGAAACTGATGTGGCAGCGCGCACTGGTGGATTTCGCCGTGAACTGTTGGCTGGCTGAAAAGTCAGCTTAGTTTCGCCTTGAACTCCTCGTACCCGAAAGTTTTCACGCGCTCGTAAGTACCGTCCGGGCGCAGGATGCCGATGTCGGGGTGCTTCACGCCGTTGAAGAAGGTGGTCTTGACCATGGTGTAGTGGATCATGTCGTCGAACACCACGCGGTCACCGATGTTCAGCGGGTGATCAAAGACGTACTCGCCCACCACGTCGCCCGCCAGGCAGGTCGTTCCGCCGATGAGGTAGTGGGAACCGGGCGGGGTGTCCACGGCCTCGCGGTGGTCGTCACTCGGCGGGTCGCCGGCGCCCAGGATACGCGGGCGGTAGGGCATTTCCAGCACGTCGGGCATGTGCGCCGAGACTGAAACGTCGAGCAGTACGGCGTCTTTCACGTTGTGCACCACGTCCAGCACACTGGACACCAGCCAGCCGGTCTGCCAGCCGAAGGCGCTGCCGGGTTCCAGAATGACGTGTACGCCCCACCTCTCGCGGAAGGCTTTCACCACCCGGATCAGGCGCGCCAGGTCGTACCCTTCACGGGTCATCAGGTGACCGCCGCCGAAATTGACCCACTGCATGCGGCCCAGATACTCCCCGAAGTTGCGTTCCACGACTTCCAGCGTGCGTTCCAGCGTGTCGGAATCCTTCTCGCAGAGGGTGTGGAAGTGCAGGCCGTCGATGCCGTCCAGCAGGTCTTCGCGGAACTCGCGCCGGGTCACGCCCAGGCGCGAAAACGGCCCAGCCGGGTTGTACAGGTCAGTCTCGACCTCGGCGTACTCGGGGTTGATGCGAAGGCCGACATGCAGCTGGCGCCCGGCGGCGCGGGCGGCCTGCACCTGCGGCCTGAAGCGCTGCCACTGACCAAACGAGTTGAACACCAGGTGGTCGGCCAGTTCCAGAATCTTCGGAAAGTCCTCGTCGCTGTAGGCCGGCGCGTACACGTGAACTTCGCCCTGCATCTCCTCTTTCGCCAGGATCGTTTCGTTCAGGCTGGAGGCGGTGGCGCCGGTAATGCCGTACTCGCGCAGGATCGGAAAGGCCGACCACATCGAGAACCCCTTGAACGCCACGATGATCTGCGCCCCGCTCTGCTTCTGCACATAATCGATGAGGCTCAGGTTGCGGCGCAGGCGCGATTCGTCCAGCACGAAGGCCGGGCTAGGAATCCCCGCCCAGTCCACGGCATTCACGTCGGTCACGGCGGGCAGGTGCAGGTCGGCAGGCAAAGCAGTCACGCGCTACAGGGTAACCGATCAGGCCGGCCTGACCTGTGACGCGATCCTGAACTCTGCTTTTCAACCCTTCTGCGGCCACCCCTTTAAGTGCTTGCCCTTCCAGAGAAAGCCACAGAAAGGCCGTGTTCCTGGTTGTCAGCGGAGTATTTTGAAGCTGCTCACGAAGGTTTTCATGGCGGGAAGCAGCGTCGCCTGCGACCCCAGCACGGTCGTTCCCGTCAGGATGTAAGCCTGCCGGCCCTTGACGGCGTAGGTCGCGTGAAAGTAGAGGGTGGCTTTTCCCTGACGCCCCTGGTAAATGACTTCATTGGCCGGCTGGCCGCCCAGGGTGGTGGCCCGCTGACTGAGAATCTTGCCGTCGGTCATGACGGTGTCCAGTTGCTTGAGGCTGAGGTCGTGGTACTTCTTCTGCGTGATACCCGCTGGCAGAGGCTGCACCAGCACATTCACATTAGGCTGAAAACTCGCCAGGGGTTTGGGCGCCATGAAGACGACGTTCGTGCCCGGGTAACTGGCCTGTTTCCAGCCTGCCGGCGCAGTGATGCTGAAGCCGTCCTTGGGACTGCTGAAGGTCACGGCATCAGCGGATGCCCCGAGCAGAAAAGCCAGCGCGGCCACACGTTTCCAGGTCATACCTCATGTTATACGCACCCCTCTCCGTTTCATGCCCACATTTCCGGAAAGGTTCCGCCCGACGTGTTCATCACGTGCAGGAAGGGAGGTTTTCCTGCGCCTGGTGTTTCACCGCTTGACCAGCTCTGGTCGATGTTCAGCTCCGAACAGGCCGGGGGCGACCAGAGTCCGGATGACCGAACTTCCGACGAGTGCCGCACTGTTCCGGCAGCGGCGCAGTTCGGCTTTACCCCGCGATGAAGCGCAGTGTTCCTTCCGGCACATCGTCGCCCTGCACCAGCGTGGGAACGACCGTGCTGGTGCTGAGTTCGGCGGCGTAACGCACGTCCTCCCCGAGCCCCAGGTTCGACAGGCGGGCGCCGTGAACGCTGCTGCTCAGGGCTTCCAGCGGGTTGCCGCTGTTGCGCCTCACCGTCAGGGCGATGCGGGCGCCGTCGTCGATGCTGAATTCCCCCAGCGCCAGCAGGTACTCGGCGATGACGCCGGCGGTGTACACGTCCTCCAGGCCCACGCGCTCGTCGGTGCCGGCGCACACGATGGCGACTTCCTCAGTGGCCTGCGCCCGGGCGCGGCGGGCGGCGGCGTGCGCGTTCGTGAGGGCCGCCAGGAACACGTGCTTGCCGGTCTGCGCGGCCACGTGCGACGCCCCGGTGCCGTTGGTGGTGTTCATGACCACCGTTTTTCCGGTGAAGTTCTGCGGCTGCGCTTCCACCGGGCTGTTCCCGAAATCGAAGCCGGGAATGGGTAGGCCGCCGCGTTCACCGCCCAGCAGGAACCCCTCGCCTTTTAACCCCAACGCCACTTCGGGCGTGCTGGTCAGGAGCAGGGCGTCCGCGCCGCGTTCCAGGTAGGTGACGGCGGTGGTGGTGGCCCGCAGCGTGTCGATGACTAGCACCACGTCCGGGTAATGCCCGTGCGGCAGCAGGTCGACGCGCAACCTCACTGCAAGGCCTCACGCAGGCGTTGCAGGCCCGCCCCCGCGCCGTCCGGGCCATATACGGCACTGCCGGCCACCAGCACATTCGCCCCCGCTTCCACCACGGCCCTGGCGTTCTCGGCGGTCACGCCGCCATCGACCTGCAAGTCTGCACCGCTGCCCAGTTCATCCAGCCAGCGCCGCACCGTGCGAATCCGCTCCAGGCTGTCCGGAATAAATTTCTGCCCGCCGAAGCCAGGGTTGACGCTCATCACCAGCACCAGATCCACATCGCCCAGCACGGGCTTAATCATGTCCAGCGGTGTGCCGGGATTCAGGGTCACGCCCGCCCGCTTGCCCAGTTCCTTGACCTGCTGCACGGCGCGGTGAATGTGCCTGGTGCTCTCCACCTGCACCGTCAGGCCATCGGCCCCGGCGTCCGCGAAGGCCTTCAGGTAACGCTCGGGCTGCTCGATCATCAGGTGAACGTCCATGTAAAGGGAACTGACGCGCCGCGCCGCCGCCAGGATCGGCAGTCCGAAACTGATGTTGGGCACGAACATCCCGTCCATCACGTCCACATGCGCCCAGTCCGCCGACTCGATCGCCTGTAATTCCTCGCCCAGCCGGGCAAAATCACAGGAGAGAATGCTGGGAGCCAGTTTCACGCGGGCCAGAGCGGATGATGGTGCGGTCACGGCGCAGATTCTAGCAAGGCCCTGAAAAAAACGAGAGCCTGCGGCCAGAACCGGCACTCAACTGAACCCATCAACTCCCCTGGGACAACGAAAGGGGCCGTGGGAGCCAAACTGATTCGCGCGCCTGGTCTGTTGATGGGCCTGTTGTTCGCCGCCTTTCAGGTTTTCGAGGCGCTTCGCCAAGGGGACGGATACGCTTCCGGTCTCCCCGCATGGTACTGGGCGGGCATCTTGGCAACAGTGGTGGTTGGTCTCGCGGGTGCGCGGCGGGCGTGTCCTATAGCAAGTCACTGGGGCTTCGGGTTCAGGTGGGCGGAGAGTGCGCTAGAATTCGGATCTCTCTTCATGTGGGTCAGTTTTATGGAAGGTCGTCTCGCGGGTTCCTGGCGGTGGCCGGCAGACTTGCTGCGGGTGGTTCTGTTGAGTCTCCTGCTTGCCGTCTTGACTGCCTCCCGCGCGCGGAACTGGCCTTAAGCCGCGGCAAAAGCCACCACTGTCACCCGCTCAGACACGAATTCCTTGACCGCAATGCAGGACGTGGCCTGCGTGTGGGTGGC
This is a stretch of genomic DNA from Deinococcus fonticola. It encodes these proteins:
- a CDS encoding AAC(3) family N-acetyltransferase, which produces MSADHELAFSLGEGSPLARVYGLDGQVLVLGTEKNTSLHLAEARTGQRPVVQVGAPLMVNGGPQWVTFEEGEYDDTTFPPVKAAFEASGAVTVGRVESATAKLMWQRALVDFAVNCWLAEKSA
- the rpe gene encoding ribulose-phosphate 3-epimerase gives rise to the protein MTAPSSALARVKLAPSILSCDFARLGEELQAIESADWAHVDVMDGMFVPNISFGLPILAAARRVSSLYMDVHLMIEQPERYLKAFADAGADGLTVQVESTRHIHRAVQQVKELGKRAGVTLNPGTPLDMIKPVLGDVDLVLVMSVNPGFGGQKFIPDSLERIRTVRRWLDELGSGADLQVDGGVTAENARAVVEAGANVLVAGSAVYGPDGAGAGLQRLREALQ
- a CDS encoding MDR family MFS transporter, which encodes MTAPSEPTPGAPAPYTFTEQEKRITLIGLMVVFLLAALSQNIVGTAMPRIVEELNGFNLYTWVTTAYLLASTVMVPIYGKLSDLYGRKPILVFGVVLFLVGSALCGIAGEPWLGQFLGGGMNQLIAARAVAGLGAAALITIAFTILGDMFNPAERAKFGGLFGAMFGLSSVIGPVIGGFLTDQFSWRWTFYANLPLGLLALFMIIAKMPSLSRRSGGKVDVLGALLILTTTIPLLLALTWGGTTYAWNSATILSLFAGSVVSLILFVLVERRTPDAIIPLSLFNIPIFTVGNVASFILNMAFFGVIMFLPLYMQMVLGVSPTKSGTSMLPLMLGLIVTSIVAGQIVARTGKYKPWMIGGGVILVIGIWSLTSLKPDSHLLDLYWRMFLVGMGLGPAQSLFTIAIQSGVSLGQLATATSSSQFFRQIGGTIGAAIFGTLLMNGLHTELPKHLPAMPGTAFDSKNIDMKAMRTAGSGGGVEAKIKTAMEGQYALIEQAMNGDAKAQAAIKANAQLPAELKTLVTGGLRAEVHQKLSAQAAAIQKALSAGEAGRNAMLANPQTPDALKTQLQALPAQAFATPQGSAAVAERFAAGILAQEDTVYGQAKTQALATIKTRFDEQGKTLAAQVTRGMKEGFTASITKMFGDAVWFALAGLIMMFFVPVITIRGSGKQPAPAVQENETPTPA
- a CDS encoding 2-phosphosulfolactate phosphatase; amino-acid sequence: MRLRVDLLPHGHYPDVVLVIDTLRATTTAVTYLERGADALLLTSTPEVALGLKGEGFLLGGERGGLPIPGFDFGNSPVEAQPQNFTGKTVVMNTTNGTGASHVAAQTGKHVFLAALTNAHAAARRARAQATEEVAIVCAGTDERVGLEDVYTAGVIAEYLLALGEFSIDDGARIALTVRRNSGNPLEALSSSVHGARLSNLGLGEDVRYAAELSTSTVVPTLVQGDDVPEGTLRFIAG
- a CDS encoding universal stress protein: MSELFSESLRDYRTILVASGGAPHSLVAVARAARIVRRVGATLHLVAVVPQAASPLMNVATAFAGGEMFEGQAKQDDYAQREAYLQRAAADLRAAGLDVHAHLVPALKPADAIVQVAQEQNADLIILGRKHKSAWTAALAGSVSDMVSHASPVDVLIVR
- a CDS encoding MarR family winged helix-turn-helix transcriptional regulator encodes the protein MPPTSSTMTDLTAEETLKFMGGLWKLNRRIKQSVQPLIAEQYGLDIRKYFILQNIRHGRVYPKQIAENLDMPSTLLSRYLDGLHTQGLIERQIDPHDSRRTLLSVTPAGQTAVEGCTQLIGEVSRARLQYLPPQKLAALLDAMRTLEDLTADQPHADQSSPDQLKPEQETP
- the nspC gene encoding carboxynorspermidine decarboxylase, giving the protein MTALPADLHLPAVTDVNAVDWAGIPSPAFVLDESRLRRNLSLIDYVQKQSGAQIIVAFKGFSMWSAFPILREYGITGATASSLNETILAKEEMQGEVHVYAPAYSDEDFPKILELADHLVFNSFGQWQRFRPQVQAARAAGRQLHVGLRINPEYAEVETDLYNPAGPFSRLGVTRREFREDLLDGIDGLHFHTLCEKDSDTLERTLEVVERNFGEYLGRMQWVNFGGGHLMTREGYDLARLIRVVKAFRERWGVHVILEPGSAFGWQTGWLVSSVLDVVHNVKDAVLLDVSVSAHMPDVLEMPYRPRILGAGDPPSDDHREAVDTPPGSHYLIGGTTCLAGDVVGEYVFDHPLNIGDRVVFDDMIHYTMVKTTFFNGVKHPDIGILRPDGTYERVKTFGYEEFKAKLS
- a CDS encoding DcrB-related protein; this translates as MTWKRVAALAFLLGASADAVTFSSPKDGFSITAPAGWKQASYPGTNVVFMAPKPLASFQPNVNVLVQPLPAGITQKKYHDLSLKQLDTVMTDGKILSQRATTLGGQPANEVIYQGRQGKATLYFHATYAVKGRQAYILTGTTVLGSQATLLPAMKTFVSSFKILR
- a CDS encoding ribokinase; the encoded protein is MTSPGVLVLGSLNLDLILRVPHLPRVGETMHSVSLERQPGGKGANQAAACAALGTRTVMLGAVGADEAGEVMRSALSASGVDVAAVRVQGGVATGQAYIHVAPDGENTITLHGGANQGVGEAELSALSAALHSAQVLLLQLEIPLPVNVEAARRARAAGVVVILDPAPATEVLPPQLLADVDILTPNEHEAVTLTGEKDAHAAAIRLFEQGVKNVILKRGGRGALLLNAEGFREFGAPQVEVVSTVGAGDTFNGALATALAHGQTIAQATSFAVQVASLRVSRPAGYGHLPTQRDIES